The window CTGGTGATACTTATACTGGAGGTTGCGATGCTAGCGAAGGAGATGCAGTATTTGATAAGTCAACAGATTGTACAGGATCTGATGGTTATATAACCTGGGCAAATTTTAAGGATCCATCTTTTGATGCAGAGGATGCATGTGAAAGCTCATCAACAGCTAAATGTTCTTATGGCGTACAGGTTGATTCAGATGGTGGCGCTTTCGCAATTTATTTTTGGTTAGAAAAAGGAACGAATGGTTTAGATCCTGAACTAAATAAACTTGATTCAACCGGTAATTTTACTAGTCTCTAATTTAATATATAGTAATTTGTATTACTTTAATAAAAAGTCTATGCATTAATATAGACTTTTTATTTTTTTTATTTTTATGTTATAATATTGATATAAAAATAATCTTTAAAATATGTTTCAAAAAGATAAAGGTTTTACCCTCACATTAAAGAATTTTGGTTTGAGCCTGCGAAGCAAGCGAGGGTTTACATTGGTTGAATTATTAGTTGTAATTGCAGTTTTAGGAATTTTATTGGTGGT of the Patescibacteria group bacterium genome contains:
- a CDS encoding type II secretion system protein — translated: MFKNNKGFTLVELLVVIAIIGILATVAVTSLNGAREQARDAKRISDVRQMSTALELHYTAGDTYTGGCDASEGDAVFDKSTDCTGSDGYITWANFKDPSFDAEDACESSSTAKCSYGVQVDSDGGAFAIYFWLEKGTNGLDPELNKLDSTGNFTSL